In the Clostridium beijerinckii genome, one interval contains:
- the ftsY gene encoding signal recognition particle-docking protein FtsY produces the protein MFGNLFNKLKEGLAKTRDGLTDKINEALNLAVTIDEDLYEELEEILIMSDIGMDTTVDIIERLRGKIRKEKINDPQEVKPALKEVIRDILLEGTYEDDEKEKKVMLIIGVNGVGKTTSIGKLAAKNKQEGKKVLLAAADTFRAAAIDQLEVWSSRAEVDIVKHQEGSDPAAVVFDAIEASKARNVDLLICDTAGRLHNKKNLMNELEKINRIIDRELQGYRKETLLVLDATTGQNAVIQAKQFMEACPIDGIILTKLDGTAKGGVVLSIKQGLNIPVRYIGVGEGIDDLQKFDAEGFAEALI, from the coding sequence TTGTTTGGAAATTTATTTAATAAACTAAAAGAGGGATTAGCAAAGACAAGAGATGGATTGACCGATAAGATAAATGAGGCCTTAAATTTGGCAGTAACTATAGATGAGGATTTATATGAGGAATTAGAAGAAATATTAATCATGTCTGATATCGGTATGGACACAACAGTAGATATTATAGAAAGATTAAGGGGGAAAATCAGAAAAGAAAAAATAAACGATCCTCAAGAAGTAAAACCGGCATTAAAGGAAGTGATTAGAGATATATTACTTGAAGGTACATATGAAGATGACGAAAAAGAAAAGAAAGTAATGCTTATAATTGGGGTAAATGGTGTTGGTAAAACTACATCTATAGGAAAACTTGCAGCAAAGAATAAACAAGAAGGAAAAAAAGTATTACTGGCTGCAGCTGATACATTTAGAGCTGCTGCTATTGATCAGCTTGAAGTGTGGAGCTCTAGAGCCGAAGTTGATATAGTTAAACATCAGGAAGGATCGGATCCGGCTGCGGTTGTTTTCGATGCAATAGAAGCGTCAAAGGCTAGAAATGTTGATCTATTAATATGTGATACGGCTGGAAGGCTTCATAATAAGAAGAACTTAATGAATGAGCTTGAAAAGATAAACAGAATAATTGACAGGGAATTGCAAGGCTATAGAAAAGAAACGTTACTAGTTTTAGATGCAACAACAGGTCAAAATGCTGTTATTCAAGCAAAGCAGTTCATGGAAGCTTGTCCGATAGATGGAATAATATTAACTAAATTAGATGGAACAGCAAAAGGTGGTGTTGTTTTATCTATAAAGCAAGGCTTAAATATTCCTGTTAGATACATAGGAGTTGGAGAAGGCATTGATGATCTTCAAAAATTTGATGCAGAAGGATTTGCTGAAGCATTAATATAG
- a CDS encoding putative DNA-binding protein has translation MEDRVEISLLMDFYGPLLTEKQSEIMQWYYNDDLSLAEIAELNQTSRQAIHDLIKRCYKQLLSYERKLNLLQKSINRKKEIMNFLEHLKNKYSIDDEDIIKYKEKLENL, from the coding sequence ATGGAAGATAGAGTTGAGATTTCGTTACTTATGGATTTTTATGGTCCGTTATTAACAGAAAAGCAAAGTGAAATTATGCAGTGGTATTATAATGATGATTTATCGTTAGCTGAAATAGCTGAGCTTAATCAAACGAGTCGTCAGGCTATTCATGATTTAATCAAAAGATGTTATAAACAACTTCTCTCCTATGAACGTAAACTTAACTTACTTCAAAAGAGTATAAATAGAAAAAAGGAAATTATGAATTTTTTAGAACACTTAAAAAATAAATATTCCATTGATGATGAGGATATTATAAAATATAAAGAAAAGCTAGAAAATTTATAA
- the ffh gene encoding signal recognition particle protein has product MAFEGLGEKLQETFRKLKGKGKLTEKDIKEAMREVKLALLEADVNYKVVKQFISSVSSKCVGSEVLESLTPGQHVIKIVNEELTNLMGGTESKLNYSSSGLTVIMLVGLQGAGKTTMCGKLALNLRKNNKKPLLVACDIYRPAAIKQLEVVGKQIEIPVFSMGDKVSPVEIAKNAITHAKDNGNNVVIIDTAGRLHIDEELMQELKNIKDNVNPSEILLVVDAMTGQDAVNVAENFNNDLDLSGVILTKLDGDTRGGAALSIKTIIDKPIKYAGVGEKMNDFEVFHPDRMASRILGMGDVLSLIEKAQEAIDEKEAADLGKRMLNQEFNFEDYLMAMEQMKKLGPLNKIMEMIPGLNSKELQGVDFDKGTEALDKTKAIIQSMTLKERRNPSLILKSPSRKSRIAKGSGTNIQEVNKLMKGYEMMKKNMKQMKSFQKQAKKGGLFGKLPF; this is encoded by the coding sequence ATGGCTTTCGAAGGATTAGGTGAAAAATTACAGGAGACTTTTAGAAAATTAAAAGGTAAAGGAAAGTTGACTGAAAAAGATATAAAAGAAGCCATGAGAGAAGTAAAGCTTGCCTTACTAGAAGCAGATGTTAACTATAAAGTTGTTAAACAATTTATTTCTTCTGTTAGTTCTAAATGTGTTGGAAGTGAAGTTCTTGAAAGTCTAACACCAGGACAACATGTAATAAAGATAGTTAATGAAGAACTTACTAATCTTATGGGTGGAACTGAAAGTAAACTTAATTATAGTAGTTCAGGACTTACAGTTATAATGTTAGTTGGATTACAAGGAGCAGGTAAAACTACTATGTGTGGTAAACTTGCGCTAAACCTTAGAAAAAATAATAAAAAGCCATTATTAGTAGCTTGCGATATTTATAGACCAGCAGCTATAAAGCAATTAGAAGTTGTAGGAAAACAAATCGAAATTCCAGTATTTTCGATGGGAGATAAAGTAAGCCCTGTTGAAATTGCAAAGAATGCAATCACTCATGCAAAAGATAATGGAAATAATGTAGTTATCATAGATACTGCAGGTAGACTTCACATTGATGAAGAATTAATGCAGGAACTAAAAAATATAAAAGATAATGTAAACCCATCAGAAATATTATTAGTTGTTGATGCTATGACAGGTCAAGATGCTGTTAATGTTGCAGAAAACTTTAATAATGATTTAGATTTAAGTGGAGTTATTTTAACAAAACTAGATGGTGATACTAGAGGTGGAGCTGCACTGTCAATTAAGACTATAATTGATAAGCCAATCAAATATGCCGGTGTTGGCGAAAAAATGAATGATTTTGAAGTGTTCCATCCTGATAGAATGGCATCAAGAATTTTAGGAATGGGTGATGTATTATCGCTTATTGAAAAAGCTCAGGAAGCCATTGATGAAAAGGAAGCAGCTGATTTAGGTAAGAGAATGTTAAATCAAGAATTTAACTTTGAGGATTATCTAATGGCAATGGAACAGATGAAAAAACTTGGACCTTTAAATAAGATTATGGAAATGATACCTGGCTTAAATTCAAAGGAACTTCAAGGAGTTGACTTTGATAAGGGGACTGAGGCTCTTGATAAGACTAAGGCGATTATTCAATCAATGACATTAAAAGAAAGAAGAAATCCAAGTCTTATACTAAAATCGCCATCAAGAAAAAGCAGAATAGCTAAAGGATCAGGTACTAATATACAAGAAGTTAACAAACTCATGAAGGGCTATGAAATGATGAAAAAGAACATGAAGCAAATGAAGTCATTCCAGAAGCAGGCAAAGAAAGGCGGCCTATTTGGCAAGTTACCTTTCTAA
- the rpsP gene encoding 30S ribosomal protein S16, which translates to MAVKIRLRRMGAKKAPFYRIIVADSRAPRDGKFIDEIGYYNPLTEPVEVKINEEKANEWLSNGAQPTEVVKRLFNNAGLTK; encoded by the coding sequence ATGGCAGTAAAAATCAGATTAAGAAGAATGGGTGCTAAGAAAGCTCCTTTCTATAGAATAATTGTTGCAGATTCAAGAGCACCAAGAGATGGTAAGTTCATCGATGAAATTGGATACTATAATCCATTAACTGAACCAGTTGAAGTTAAAATCAACGAAGAAAAAGCTAATGAATGGTTATCTAATGGAGCACAACCAACAGAAGTAGTTAAGAGACTTTTCAATAATGCAGGTCTTACTAAGTAA
- a CDS encoding KH domain-containing protein: MKELVEFMAKSLVDNPDAVTVNEVDGEQSIILELKVAPEDMGKIIGKQGRIAKAIRTVIKAAAVKQNKRVIVEII, translated from the coding sequence ATGAAGGAATTAGTTGAATTTATGGCTAAATCCCTTGTTGATAACCCAGATGCAGTTACTGTTAATGAGGTAGATGGAGAACAATCCATAATACTTGAATTAAAAGTTGCACCAGAAGATATGGGTAAGATTATAGGTAAGCAAGGAAGAATTGCGAAAGCTATAAGAACAGTTATAAAAGCTGCAGCAGTTAAACAGAATAAACGAGTTATAGTAGAAATCATCTAA
- the rimM gene encoding ribosome maturation factor RimM (Essential for efficient processing of 16S rRNA) gives MGNLFKIGQIINTHGIKGEVKVYPLTEDVNKFKRLETVLVGGEEKKILGVKFQKDRVILKIEGIDSMNDAETYKQKYIEIPRENEPELPPDTYYVSDLKECTIYDINEKEIGRIFDVISTPNNDVYWIKEPKELLIPVLRDIVLDIDIKLKKIIIKPVGEWQDED, from the coding sequence GTGGGAAATTTATTTAAAATTGGTCAGATTATAAATACACATGGAATTAAAGGCGAAGTTAAAGTCTATCCTCTAACAGAAGATGTGAATAAATTTAAACGTCTAGAAACTGTTTTAGTAGGTGGAGAGGAAAAGAAAATATTAGGAGTTAAATTTCAAAAAGATAGAGTGATACTAAAAATTGAAGGTATAGACTCTATGAATGATGCTGAAACTTATAAACAAAAATATATTGAAATACCACGCGAAAATGAGCCAGAACTTCCACCTGACACATATTATGTTTCTGATTTAAAAGAATGTACTATATATGATATTAATGAAAAAGAAATTGGAAGAATTTTCGATGTAATAAGCACTCCTAACAATGATGTATATTGGATTAAGGAACCTAAGGAACTATTAATACCAGTTCTTAGAGATATAGTTCTAGATATAGATATAAAATTGAAAAAAATCATTATTAAGCCAGTAGGTGAATGGCAAGATGAAGATTAG
- the trmD gene encoding tRNA (guanosine(37)-N1)-methyltransferase TrmD yields MKISILTLFPEMFSIFDHSIIGRARENNIVDLETLNIRDYTLNKHKKVDDYPYGGGAGMVMAPQPIVDTIRDAKLSNKGKVVFLGPRGKTFNQEIAKELSKEEGLIFLCGHYEGIDERVYKHIDMEISLGDFVLTGGEMAAIPVIDCILRLIPGVLGKEESFMEESFYNGLLEYPQYTRPEEFEGDKVPEILLSGHHENIRKWRRLKSLEVTKKIRPDLYKKITLTKEDIKILKNKNNK; encoded by the coding sequence ATGAAGATTAGCATATTAACGTTATTTCCAGAAATGTTTTCTATTTTCGATCATAGTATAATAGGAAGAGCAAGAGAAAATAACATAGTGGATTTAGAAACGCTAAACATAAGAGATTATACATTAAACAAACATAAAAAAGTTGATGATTATCCTTATGGTGGCGGTGCTGGAATGGTTATGGCGCCTCAGCCCATAGTTGATACTATAAGGGATGCAAAGTTAAGTAATAAAGGGAAGGTTGTTTTCTTAGGGCCGAGAGGAAAAACCTTTAACCAAGAGATTGCTAAAGAGCTTTCTAAGGAAGAAGGGCTTATATTTTTATGTGGACATTATGAAGGAATAGATGAAAGAGTTTATAAGCATATAGATATGGAGATTTCACTTGGAGATTTTGTGTTGACTGGTGGAGAGATGGCTGCAATTCCGGTCATTGATTGTATATTAAGATTAATTCCAGGTGTTTTGGGAAAAGAAGAGAGCTTTATGGAAGAGTCGTTTTATAATGGACTTTTAGAATATCCGCAATATACTAGACCAGAAGAGTTTGAAGGAGATAAAGTGCCTGAAATTCTGCTATCTGGGCATCATGAAAATATAAGAAAATGGAGAAGACTTAAGTCTCTTGAGGTAACAAAGAAGATTAGACCCGATTTATATAAGAAAATTACATTAACCAAAGAAGATATTAAAATATTAAAAAATAAAAATAATAAATAA
- the rplS gene encoding 50S ribosomal protein L19, producing MNEIIRAIEAEQIRTDLPKFAIGDTIKVYVKIQEGNKERIQMFEGTVIKKQNGGLRETFTVRRVAYGTGVERTFPMNAPIIDKIEIARKGKVRRAKLYYLRDRVGKSAKVKELLTR from the coding sequence ATGAACGAAATAATAAGAGCTATAGAAGCTGAACAAATCAGAACTGACTTACCTAAATTTGCTATCGGGGATACTATAAAGGTATACGTTAAGATTCAAGAAGGTAACAAAGAAAGAATTCAAATGTTCGAAGGTACTGTTATCAAAAAACAAAATGGTGGTTTAAGAGAAACTTTCACTGTAAGAAGAGTTGCTTACGGAACTGGAGTTGAAAGAACATTCCCAATGAATGCACCAATCATCGACAAAATTGAAATCGCTAGAAAAGGTAAAGTTAGAAGAGCTAAACTTTACTACTTAAGAGATAGAGTTGGTAAGTCTGCTAAAGTTAAAGAATTATTAACTAGATAG
- the ylqF gene encoding ribosome biogenesis GTPase YlqF gives MAINWFPGHMKKTQREIKENLKLVDAVIEIRDARIPRSSANPDIEKLLEGKPRIILLNKSDLTDGKVTKEWINYLTKDDVKVLEVNCLKGDGLKNIKPTLLTLLKEKHDRLKAKGMVNITMRVMVVGIPNVGKSTFINKMARNNIAKTGDRPGVTKSKQWIKTGIGIEMLDTPGVLWPRFEDDETALNLAFTGAIKDEIMDIEELALKLVEKLQTNYEEKLKERYKLKEVFENPLDTLDAIGKKRGALISGGQIDYNRIAVILLDEFRGGKMGNITLERPIEENDTV, from the coding sequence ATGGCAATTAATTGGTTTCCGGGACATATGAAAAAAACCCAAAGAGAAATTAAAGAAAACTTGAAATTAGTAGATGCTGTAATTGAAATAAGAGATGCTAGAATTCCAAGGAGTTCTGCAAATCCTGATATTGAAAAATTGTTAGAGGGAAAACCAAGAATTATACTTTTAAATAAGAGTGATTTAACCGATGGCAAAGTTACAAAAGAGTGGATAAATTATTTAACCAAAGATGATGTTAAAGTATTAGAGGTTAATTGTTTAAAAGGTGATGGACTTAAGAATATAAAGCCTACACTACTAACATTATTGAAGGAAAAGCATGATAGATTAAAGGCAAAAGGTATGGTTAATATAACAATGAGAGTAATGGTTGTTGGAATACCTAATGTAGGAAAATCTACATTTATCAATAAAATGGCGAGAAATAATATAGCTAAAACAGGTGATAGGCCAGGAGTTACTAAGAGCAAACAATGGATTAAAACAGGAATTGGGATTGAGATGCTAGATACCCCAGGAGTGTTATGGCCTAGATTTGAAGATGATGAAACAGCTTTGAATTTAGCTTTTACTGGTGCTATAAAAGATGAAATAATGGATATAGAAGAATTAGCTTTGAAACTTGTTGAAAAATTACAAACTAATTATGAAGAGAAATTAAAAGAAAGATATAAACTTAAAGAAGTTTTTGAAAATCCATTAGATACACTAGATGCTATAGGCAAAAAAAGAGGTGCTTTAATTTCTGGAGGACAAATTGACTATAATAGAATAGCTGTTATACTACTTGACGAATTCAGGGGAGGAAAAATGGGCAATATCACATTGGAGCGCCCAATAGAAGAAAATGATACAGTTTAA
- a CDS encoding ribonuclease HII: MIQFNEDIRSLSFAEIKEEIHKLSIVDLYRNGEHTKVINWLEEDKRKNVLSLKKKIEKDLESYLNEVKRVKTMYEFDKSFGSYRYIAGVDEVGRGPLAGPIVACSVILDLNVLEKDLILYINDSKKVKEHKREELSEIIKKKALSYQIAVSSNKEIDEKGIAFANNKVFLESCNALSIKPDLVLSDGYLIKNIGIENKSVIKGDTKSASIAAASIVAKVYRDRLMKEYAKKYPHYDFENNVGYGTSKHIEGLKKYGKSDIHRNSFLTKLL, from the coding sequence ATGATACAGTTTAATGAAGATATAAGATCGCTATCATTTGCGGAAATTAAGGAAGAAATACATAAGTTATCTATAGTTGATTTATATAGAAATGGTGAACATACAAAAGTTATAAACTGGCTAGAAGAAGATAAAAGGAAAAATGTATTATCACTTAAGAAAAAGATTGAGAAAGATTTAGAATCATATTTAAATGAAGTTAAAAGAGTCAAAACAATGTATGAGTTTGATAAATCATTTGGAAGTTATCGATATATAGCTGGTGTAGATGAAGTTGGTAGAGGACCTCTTGCAGGTCCTATCGTAGCTTGTAGTGTTATTCTTGATTTAAATGTTTTAGAAAAAGATTTAATCTTATATATAAATGATTCAAAAAAAGTAAAAGAGCATAAAAGGGAAGAACTTTCTGAAATTATAAAAAAAAAGGCATTAAGTTATCAAATAGCAGTTTCTTCTAATAAAGAAATTGATGAAAAAGGAATAGCTTTTGCAAATAATAAAGTGTTTTTAGAAAGTTGTAATGCACTTAGCATAAAACCTGATTTAGTATTATCTGATGGCTATTTAATTAAGAACATTGGTATAGAGAATAAATCTGTCATAAAGGGTGATACAAAAAGTGCTAGTATTGCTGCGGCATCAATTGTGGCAAAAGTGTATAGAGATAGACTTATGAAAGAGTATGCTAAGAAATATCCACATTATGACTTTGAAAATAATGTCGGATATGGCACATCAAAACATATAGAAGGTCTAAAAAAATACGGAAAAAGCGACATTCATAGAAATAGCTTTTTAACAAAATTATTGTAA
- a CDS encoding YraN family protein encodes MKKINKDIGNFSEDLAKKYLEKNDYSILDCNFKNFLGEIDIICKKNNLLIIVEVKSRYNNNYGSPRESVNFSKQRSIIKVANSYINYKRLPNINVRFDVIEVYLNLESTNFKINHIKDAFRLN; translated from the coding sequence GTGAAAAAAATAAATAAAGATATAGGTAATTTCAGCGAAGATTTAGCGAAGAAATATTTAGAAAAGAATGATTATAGTATTTTAGATTGTAATTTCAAAAACTTTTTAGGCGAAATTGATATTATATGCAAAAAGAATAATTTACTAATTATTGTGGAAGTTAAGAGTAGATATAATAATAATTATGGATCGCCAAGAGAATCTGTTAATTTTTCAAAACAAAGATCTATAATAAAAGTGGCTAATTCTTATATTAATTATAAAAGATTACCTAATATTAATGTTAGATTTGATGTCATTGAAGTTTATCTAAATTTAGAAAGTACAAATTTTAAAATAAACCATATAAAAGATGCCTTTAGACTCAACTAA
- a CDS encoding YifB family Mg chelatase-like AAA ATPase, with translation MAVKIISATHNGLEGFLIKVEVDISKGLPVFNIVGLPDTSVKEAKERVRAAILNCGFEFPLGRITINLAPADVRKIGSLLDLPIAIGILMESNQICRKNLEDYIIFGELSLFGELKGVKGTIPIIIEGARKEIRKFIFPYENLEESYYFKNVEYYPLKSLKEVVSHITYEDMLPYEMDEDGKDEEILDSPDYGDIIGQYSSKRALEIAAAGKHNIILYGEPGCGKTMLAKALISILPSLSQEELIEIAKIYSACGLMTRISRLNRPFRAPHHTTTRIALIGGGKEIRPGEITLAHNGVLFLDEILEFKKDVLESLREPLEEKNVNINRLSGSYQMPADFLLIGAFNPVENNEDKDFNDSKYYLNTKITKYSKKFSSALLDRIDILNYVPRLNYDEIENKKDSYDSKAMKENVLRAREIQKLRFKNTVYKYNSDIKGKDIFEICRVSKKCSELLKKYYNTSSVSLRGYGKVIKLARTIADIDNQKDILEFHILEAFSYRKNINGEII, from the coding sequence ATGGCAGTAAAAATAATTAGTGCAACGCACAATGGATTAGAAGGTTTTTTGATAAAAGTAGAGGTAGATATATCTAAAGGCTTACCGGTATTTAATATTGTGGGCCTTCCAGACACTTCAGTAAAAGAAGCAAAAGAAAGAGTTAGAGCCGCAATATTAAACTGTGGATTTGAATTTCCATTAGGTAGAATTACTATTAATCTGGCTCCGGCGGATGTGAGAAAAATTGGATCTCTTTTAGATTTACCAATCGCGATTGGTATACTAATGGAATCAAATCAGATTTGCAGAAAGAATTTAGAGGATTATATTATATTCGGAGAATTATCTCTATTTGGTGAGCTTAAAGGGGTAAAAGGTACTATACCTATAATAATTGAAGGAGCAAGGAAGGAAATTAGAAAATTTATCTTTCCTTATGAAAACTTAGAAGAAAGTTATTATTTTAAGAATGTTGAATATTACCCATTAAAAAGTTTAAAAGAAGTAGTCTCGCACATTACATATGAAGATATGCTTCCTTATGAGATGGATGAAGATGGGAAAGATGAAGAAATATTAGATTCGCCAGATTACGGAGATATTATAGGACAGTATTCTTCTAAAAGAGCATTAGAGATTGCGGCAGCTGGAAAACACAATATAATTCTTTATGGAGAGCCAGGATGTGGTAAAACAATGCTTGCTAAAGCATTAATTTCAATTTTACCATCTTTATCTCAAGAGGAATTAATAGAGATTGCCAAAATATATAGTGCATGTGGTCTTATGACAAGGATTTCTCGTCTTAACAGACCTTTTAGAGCGCCACATCATACAACTACAAGAATAGCATTAATTGGTGGAGGAAAAGAAATAAGGCCAGGGGAAATAACTCTTGCACATAATGGGGTGCTATTTTTAGATGAAATTTTGGAGTTTAAGAAGGATGTTCTTGAATCTCTAAGAGAACCTCTTGAAGAAAAAAATGTGAATATTAATAGGCTTAGTGGAAGTTATCAAATGCCTGCTGATTTTTTACTAATTGGAGCGTTTAATCCAGTAGAAAACAATGAGGATAAAGATTTTAATGATAGCAAATATTATTTGAATACTAAAATTACTAAATATTCTAAGAAATTTTCAAGTGCTTTGCTAGATAGGATTGATATATTAAATTACGTACCTAGACTCAATTATGATGAAATAGAAAACAAGAAAGATTCATACGATTCGAAAGCTATGAAAGAAAATGTACTTAGAGCTAGAGAAATACAAAAACTAAGATTTAAGAATACAGTTTATAAATATAATTCAGATATAAAAGGAAAGGATATCTTTGAAATTTGCAGGGTTAGTAAGAAATGTTCAGAGCTTCTAAAAAAATATTATAACACATCAAGTGTATCATTAAGAGGGTATGGAAAAGTAATAAAATTGGCAAGAACTATAGCAGATATAGACAATCAAAAGGATATTTTAGAGTTTCATATTCTAGAAGCTTTTAGTTATAGGAAAAATATTAATGGAGAAATTATATAG